In Massilia antarctica, the following are encoded in one genomic region:
- the zapD gene encoding cell division protein ZapD yields the protein MIVYEYPFNERIRTLLRLEDLYEKFKFFVHQEHAMQHHVALATIFDMLEVAGRADLKSDLLQELERQKQSLLSYRSNPNVAADMLDAVLAEVETVSGALVAAQGKTGQNVRDNEWLMSIRGRTIIPGGACEFDLPSYYAWQKRPAEQRFNDIINWFAPLAPLFDALALVLRLLRDSGGPVKMIAIAGSYQQMLQGKVYQMLRLTMDEAMGAIPEISANKYMLWVRFTTQGGDLKPKPLEEDVPFELTLCNF from the coding sequence TTGATCGTCTACGAATACCCTTTCAACGAGCGCATACGCACGTTGTTGCGGCTGGAAGACCTGTATGAGAAATTCAAGTTCTTTGTGCACCAGGAACATGCGATGCAGCATCACGTCGCCCTGGCCACGATCTTCGACATGCTCGAAGTGGCTGGCCGGGCCGATCTCAAGAGCGACCTGCTGCAGGAACTCGAACGCCAGAAGCAAAGCTTGCTGAGCTACCGGTCCAATCCGAATGTCGCCGCCGACATGCTCGACGCCGTCCTCGCCGAGGTCGAAACGGTCAGCGGCGCGCTGGTCGCGGCCCAGGGCAAGACTGGCCAGAACGTGCGCGACAATGAATGGCTGATGAGCATTCGCGGGCGCACCATCATTCCCGGCGGCGCCTGCGAATTCGACCTGCCGTCGTATTACGCCTGGCAAAAGCGTCCGGCCGAACAGCGCTTCAACGATATCATCAACTGGTTTGCCCCGCTGGCGCCGCTGTTCGACGCCCTGGCCCTGGTGCTGCGCCTGCTGCGCGACTCGGGCGGCCCGGTCAAGATGATCGCCATCGCCGGCAGTTATCAGCAAATGCTGCAAGGCAAGGTCTACCAGATGCTGCGCCTGACCATGGATGAAGCGATGGGGGCGATCCCCGAGATTTCCGCCAACAAGTATATGTTGTGGGTGCGCTTTACCACGCAGGGTGGCGATTTGAAGCCCAAGCCGCTGGAAGAAGACGTCCCGTTCGAGCTCACGCTCTGTAATTTTTAG
- the yacG gene encoding DNA gyrase inhibitor YacG, with protein MTVVSCPTCAKKVEWTEANKFRPFCSERCKQIDLGAWAEEKYTIPGAAPSDPLLDDDNLPQ; from the coding sequence ATGACCGTCGTTAGCTGCCCCACCTGCGCCAAGAAAGTCGAATGGACCGAGGCGAACAAATTCCGCCCGTTCTGCTCCGAACGCTGCAAACAGATCGACCTGGGCGCCTGGGCCGAAGAGAAATACACCATCCCCGGCGCCGCGCCATCCGACCCCTTGCTGGACGACGACAACCTGCCCCAGTAG
- the coaE gene encoding dephospho-CoA kinase (Dephospho-CoA kinase (CoaE) performs the final step in coenzyme A biosynthesis.), with amino-acid sequence MDSARAPDGGKFKVGLTGGIGCGKTAVSDRFAALGASIIDTDLIAHALTVPGGAAMDALLHEFGPAFITADGALDRVRMRELVFSDPAAKARLEAILHPRIRAATAAAAAVATGAYLIYVVPLLIESGGWRERVARVLVIDCPEELQIARVMRRNAMSEAQVRAIMANQVSRTERLAAADDVLTNDGSLEALDHQIALLHAKYLAFSERMALFPVQRL; translated from the coding sequence GTGGACAGTGCGCGCGCCCCTGACGGCGGCAAGTTCAAGGTCGGCCTGACCGGCGGCATCGGCTGCGGCAAGACGGCCGTCTCGGACCGCTTTGCCGCGCTGGGCGCGAGCATCATCGATACCGACCTCATCGCGCATGCCCTGACCGTGCCCGGCGGCGCCGCCATGGATGCCCTGCTGCACGAATTCGGCCCGGCGTTCATCACCGCCGACGGCGCGCTCGACAGGGTGCGCATGCGCGAACTGGTGTTTTCCGACCCGGCCGCCAAGGCGCGCCTGGAAGCGATCCTGCACCCGCGCATCCGCGCCGCCACCGCGGCCGCCGCCGCCGTGGCCACGGGTGCCTATCTGATCTATGTGGTACCGCTGCTGATCGAGTCCGGCGGCTGGCGCGAGCGGGTGGCGCGGGTGCTGGTCATCGATTGCCCCGAGGAACTGCAAATTGCGCGCGTGATGCGCCGCAACGCCATGAGCGAAGCCCAGGTGCGCGCCATCATGGCCAACCAGGTCAGCCGTACCGAGCGGCTGGCGGCGGCCGACGATGTGCTCACCAACGATGGCAGCCTGGAAGCGCTGGACCATCAAATTGCTCTATTGCATGCCAAATATCTGGCATTTTCGGAGAGAATGGCACTATTCCCGGTGCAGCGTTTGTAA
- a CDS encoding NUDIX domain-containing protein, which translates to MTEQTNKKPIDVAVGILMKPNGDVLLGQRPAGKPYDGYWEFPGGKVETGEAILDALKREFVEELGVHILSASQWCGVEHVYEHAHVRLHFFISREWRGEPQSLEGQAFAWQGVVGVSPLLPATIPLLEWLDQLRYP; encoded by the coding sequence ATGACTGAACAGACAAACAAAAAGCCGATCGATGTCGCGGTCGGCATTTTGATGAAACCCAATGGCGACGTGCTGCTTGGCCAGCGTCCCGCCGGCAAACCGTACGACGGCTATTGGGAATTCCCGGGTGGGAAAGTGGAAACCGGCGAAGCCATTCTCGACGCGCTCAAACGCGAATTCGTCGAGGAGCTTGGCGTTCATATCCTGAGCGCGAGCCAATGGTGCGGGGTGGAGCACGTGTATGAACACGCGCATGTCCGCCTGCACTTCTTTATCAGCCGCGAATGGCGCGGCGAGCCGCAAAGCCTGGAAGGACAGGCCTTTGCGTGGCAGGGCGTGGTCGGCGTGTCGCCGCTGCTGCCGGCCACCATTCCGCTGCTTGAATGGCTCGACCAGCTGCGCTATCCGTAG
- a CDS encoding D-amino acid dehydrogenase — protein sequence MKIIVLGSGVVGTTSAYFLAKAGHEVTVIERQGGAALETSFANAGEVSSGMAAPWAAPGVPMKALRWLAMRHSPLVIRPSFDPRMWRWLFQMLGNCNPASYAVNKSRMVRLAEYSRDSLIALRKETGIAYDHRSKGTLQVFRNPRQLDEAQEDIAVLKRYGVPYALLDPAGCEVAEPALARVRGKIVGGLHLPGDETGDCFKFTQALAQMAVGEGVVFRNNVEIRRLVAEGGAITAVETSQGELRADAFVMAMGSYSPLMLAPLGIRIPVYPVKGYSITLPIIDAASAPESTIMEETYKVGITRLGDRIRVGGTAEIAGYDLRLHASRRATLVHAVTELFPGGGDVDKATFWCGLRPMTPDGTPVIGPTPYRNLFLNTGHGTLGWTMSCGSARVLADLVSGRAPDIDTEGLLMTRYGR from the coding sequence GTGAAAATTATTGTCTTGGGCAGTGGCGTGGTCGGTACCACGTCGGCCTATTTCCTGGCGAAAGCCGGGCATGAAGTGACCGTCATCGAGCGCCAGGGCGGCGCCGCGCTGGAAACGAGTTTCGCCAACGCCGGTGAAGTCTCGTCGGGCATGGCCGCGCCGTGGGCCGCGCCGGGTGTGCCGATGAAGGCGCTGCGCTGGCTGGCCATGCGTCACAGCCCGCTGGTGATCCGTCCCTCCTTCGATCCGCGCATGTGGCGCTGGCTGTTCCAGATGCTGGGCAACTGCAATCCGGCCAGCTACGCCGTCAACAAGAGCCGCATGGTGCGCCTGGCCGAGTACAGCCGCGATTCGCTGATTGCGCTGCGCAAGGAGACCGGCATCGCCTACGATCATCGCAGCAAGGGCACCTTGCAGGTATTCCGCAATCCGCGCCAGCTCGACGAAGCGCAGGAAGATATCGCGGTGCTCAAGCGCTATGGCGTGCCGTATGCGCTGCTCGATCCGGCCGGCTGCGAAGTGGCCGAGCCGGCGCTGGCGCGGGTGCGCGGCAAGATCGTCGGCGGCCTGCACCTGCCTGGCGACGAAACGGGCGATTGCTTCAAGTTCACCCAGGCGCTGGCGCAGATGGCGGTCGGGGAAGGCGTCGTTTTCCGCAATAACGTCGAGATCCGGCGCCTAGTGGCCGAGGGCGGCGCGATTACCGCCGTCGAGACCTCGCAAGGGGAGCTCAGGGCCGATGCCTTCGTGATGGCGATGGGAAGCTATTCGCCGCTGATGCTCGCGCCGCTGGGGATCAGGATTCCGGTGTATCCGGTCAAGGGCTATTCGATCACCTTGCCGATCATCGATGCGGCCAGCGCGCCCGAGTCGACCATCATGGAAGAGACGTACAAGGTCGGCATCACGCGTTTGGGTGATCGCATCCGGGTCGGCGGCACGGCCGAAATCGCCGGTTATGACCTGCGCCTGCACGCGTCGCGCCGCGCCACCCTGGTGCACGCGGTGACCGAGTTGTTCCCGGGCGGGGGCGATGTGGACAAGGCCACCTTCTGGTGCGGCCTGCGTCCGATGACGCCGGACGGCACGCCGGTGATCGGTCCGACGCCGTATCGCAACCTGTTTCTCAATACCGGGCACGGGACCTTGGGGTGGACCATGTCGTGCGGTTCGGCGCGGGTGCTGGCCGACCTGGTGTCGGGGCGCGCGCCGGACATCGATACCGAAGGCTTGCTGATGACGCGCTACGGGCGCTGA
- a CDS encoding sensor histidine kinase, translating into MRLDRFINERMEEILTEWEAFAQTLLPAASQMTDLALRDHARQILQAIAIDIETFQDPEQQIAKSQGLAPDTVDGESAASIHGALRQASNFSLLQLSAEYRALRATVLRLWLPQVNRMTSDVADEMVRFNEAIDQALAESVVTYSARADHMRELFLAILGHDLRAPLSSMSMAGDLLTRKQVDATQAGEIGARVKRGARLMSSMVDDLIGYTRTQLGGGMPTQLRAVDLGDVCRAALADAHATHPATRFEIETDEGLGGQYDAVRLHQLLTNLMVNAAQYGTRGAAVRIEARAHPDAVTVAVTNDGPVIPPASLESIFSPLIQLPGAGEAEERPRTSLGLGLFVAREIAVAHGGTLTVTSSAECGTTFTAHLPRAPKSA; encoded by the coding sequence ATGAGACTCGACCGTTTCATCAACGAGCGCATGGAAGAAATCCTGACGGAGTGGGAAGCGTTTGCCCAGACCTTGCTGCCGGCGGCGAGCCAGATGACCGACCTGGCCTTGCGCGACCATGCGCGCCAGATCCTGCAGGCGATCGCGATCGACATCGAAACCTTCCAGGATCCGGAACAGCAGATCGCCAAATCGCAGGGCCTGGCGCCCGACACGGTTGACGGCGAAAGCGCGGCCTCCATCCACGGCGCGCTGCGCCAGGCCAGCAATTTTTCCCTGCTCCAGCTCAGTGCGGAATACCGCGCGCTGCGCGCCACCGTGCTGCGCCTGTGGCTGCCGCAAGTCAATCGCATGACATCCGACGTTGCCGACGAAATGGTGCGCTTTAACGAAGCCATCGACCAGGCCCTGGCCGAATCGGTGGTGACCTACTCGGCGCGCGCCGACCACATGCGCGAACTGTTCCTGGCCATTCTCGGGCACGACTTGCGCGCGCCGCTGTCGAGCATGTCGATGGCGGGCGACCTGCTGACCCGCAAGCAGGTCGACGCCACCCAGGCGGGCGAGATCGGCGCCCGGGTCAAGCGCGGTGCCCGCCTGATGAGCAGCATGGTGGATGACCTGATCGGCTACACGCGCACCCAGCTTGGCGGCGGCATGCCGACCCAGCTGCGCGCGGTCGACCTGGGCGACGTGTGCCGCGCGGCGCTGGCCGACGCCCACGCCACCCACCCGGCCACGCGTTTCGAGATCGAAACCGACGAAGGGCTCGGCGGCCAGTACGATGCCGTGCGCCTGCACCAGTTGCTGACCAACCTGATGGTCAACGCCGCCCAATACGGCACGCGCGGCGCCGCCGTGCGCATTGAGGCGCGCGCCCATCCGGATGCGGTGACGGTGGCCGTGACGAATGACGGCCCGGTGATTCCGCCGGCCTCGCTCGAAAGCATATTCAGTCCATTGATCCAGTTGCCGGGCGCGGGCGAAGCCGAGGAACGGCCGCGCACCAGCCTGGGACTGGGTTTGTTCGTCGCGCGCGAAATCGCCGTGGCGCATGGCGGCACCCTGACGGTGACGTCCAGCGCGGAGTGCGGCACGACCTTTACGGCGCACTTGCCGCGCGCGCCGAAGAGCGCCTAG